The following are encoded together in the Bos javanicus breed banteng chromosome X, ARS-OSU_banteng_1.0, whole genome shotgun sequence genome:
- the VGLL1 gene encoding transcription cofactor vestigial-like protein 1: protein MEDVTKTTVHTQSPIKTEWNSRCVLFTYFQGDISSVVDEHFSRALGNVKSPQGQNPSSPSGDVLLRNDSDMPPNQWRFSAPWTKPQPEVSFANGAASCSLNGSGLMPMDQYPLSLTGGPSVQPGELWHFSSLASPSFPEPGYPHAFSTGHLVPEPQPEGKYEPLLSLLQPERCLTHPQESASWEDGNSAGSTGLLFNLPPSSAHFKKIYFPPDGGPAGASFAVERSQSPERRRDLFFY, encoded by the exons ATGGAAGACGTGACGAAGACCACCGTCCACACACAGAGCCCTATTAAAACTGAATGGAATTCCCGCTGTGTCCTTTTCACCTATTTCCAAGGGGACATTAGCAGTGTGGTGGATGAACACTTCTCCAGAGCTCTGGGCAATGTCAAGAGcccccagggacagaacccttCCAGCCCGAGTGGAGATGTGCTGCTGAGGAATG ATAGTGACATGCCTCCAAATCAGTGGCGTTTCTCTGCTCCGTGGACAAAGCCACAGCCGGAAGTATCTTTTGCAAATGGCGCCGCCAGCTGCAGCTTGAATGGATCTGGTCTCATGCCTATGGATCAATACCCACTGTCCCTGACTGGGGGCCCCTCCGTTCAGCCTGGCGAGCTGTGGCATTTCTCCTCCCTTGCCAGTCCCAGCTTCCCAGAGCCTGGCTACCCTCATGCTTTTTCCACTGGGCACTTGGTTCCAGAGCCCCAGCCTGAGGGGAAGTATGAGCCCCTCCTAAGTCTCCTCCAGCCAGAGAGATGCCTAACCCATCCTCAGGAATCTGCCTCGTGGGAGGATGGCAACTCTGCCGGAAGCACAGGATTGCTCTTCAACCTGCCTCCCAGCTCAGCCCACT ttaAGAAAATCTATTTCCCCCCTGATGGTGGACCTGCCGGTGCCAGCTTTGCAGTTGAAA GAAGCCAGTctccagagagaagaagagaTCTGTTCTTTTACTGA